The following proteins are co-located in the Trichormus variabilis 0441 genome:
- a CDS encoding tetratricopeptide repeat protein, translating into MSQPRNRWIVQLILALAVLAFVGVSVVPIIGALNDNTSPSNQNSASNQGSSLASNQQSKLADEVRGYELVLQREPENQTALKGLLQARLQLLALKQGNVQGVIEPLEKLAKLNPNQSEYGVLLAQAKQQIGDKEGAATAYRSILDTKPGDLKALQGMVVLLLDQQRPEAAVGLLQDTLTNANQANTIQPGSVDVVAVQVLLGNVHAAQKRYPQAISAFDQAIQKDTKDFRPVLAKAMLLKQQGKASEAKPLFDSALALAPAQYKDEINKAATASPTLTPTAPPVPTPESTPKQ; encoded by the coding sequence GTGTCTCAACCGCGCAATCGGTGGATAGTTCAACTCATCTTGGCGCTGGCAGTTCTAGCTTTTGTGGGTGTTTCAGTTGTTCCTATTATTGGGGCGCTGAATGATAATACGTCACCCTCAAACCAGAATAGTGCTAGTAACCAAGGCAGCTCGCTCGCTTCTAATCAACAATCCAAATTGGCAGACGAAGTACGTGGATATGAATTGGTTTTACAACGGGAACCAGAAAATCAAACCGCATTGAAGGGTTTATTACAAGCACGGCTGCAACTTTTAGCGTTAAAACAAGGTAATGTCCAGGGGGTGATAGAGCCTCTGGAAAAGCTAGCCAAGCTTAATCCTAATCAATCAGAGTATGGAGTGCTATTAGCCCAAGCCAAACAGCAAATTGGTGACAAAGAAGGGGCAGCTACAGCTTATCGCTCCATTTTGGATACCAAACCCGGTGATTTAAAAGCTTTGCAGGGGATGGTAGTTCTTTTATTAGATCAGCAACGTCCAGAAGCTGCTGTTGGCTTGTTGCAAGATACCCTGACTAACGCTAACCAAGCCAACACCATCCAGCCGGGGAGTGTGGATGTAGTGGCTGTACAGGTGCTACTGGGTAATGTTCATGCTGCTCAGAAACGTTATCCTCAAGCGATTTCGGCATTTGACCAAGCAATTCAGAAAGATACAAAGGATTTTCGCCCAGTTTTGGCAAAGGCTATGCTGTTGAAGCAACAAGGAAAAGCAAGCGAGGCTAAACCTTTGTTTGATAGTGCTTTAGCTTTAGCGCCAGCTCAATACAAAGATGAGATTAATAAAGCAGCAACCGCATCTCCCACTCTCACGCCGACTGCACCTCCCGTTCCTACTCCTGAAAGTACTCCGAAGCAATAA
- a CDS encoding TMEM165/GDT1 family protein — translation MLTAFTAGLLLITVSELGDKTFFIAMILAMHHSRRWVFTGVVGALAAMTILSVLFGKAASLLPPVYIYYAEITLFIAFGLKLLYDASKMSAAADKAEVMEEMEEAKAAVEKADLQLPKQKTPLSIILEAFVLTFMAEWGDRTQIATIALAAGNNIIGVTIGAILGHAICAAIAVIGGKMIAGKISERQLTFAGGCLFLIFGIVAAIEGV, via the coding sequence GTGTTAACAGCTTTTACCGCAGGTTTATTACTAATTACAGTTTCAGAACTAGGCGATAAAACTTTTTTCATCGCCATGATCTTGGCAATGCACCATTCCCGAAGATGGGTATTTACAGGAGTAGTGGGCGCTTTAGCCGCAATGACAATACTCTCGGTGTTATTTGGCAAAGCTGCATCTCTATTGCCACCAGTGTATATTTATTACGCTGAAATAACCTTATTTATTGCCTTTGGTCTGAAACTGTTGTATGACGCTAGTAAGATGTCGGCGGCAGCAGATAAAGCTGAAGTGATGGAAGAGATGGAAGAGGCCAAAGCAGCCGTAGAAAAAGCAGATTTGCAGCTACCAAAACAAAAAACGCCCTTATCAATTATCTTAGAAGCCTTTGTCTTGACTTTTATGGCCGAGTGGGGCGATCGCACCCAAATTGCTACCATAGCCTTAGCCGCAGGTAATAACATCATTGGTGTCACCATAGGAGCTATTTTAGGTCATGCCATTTGTGCAGCGATCGCCGTCATTGGAGGCAAAATGATTGCCGGAAAAATTTCTGAACGTCAACTCACCTTTGCCGGCGGATGCCTATTTTTGATTTTTGGTATTGTCGCCGCTATTGAAGGAGTGTAA